Proteins co-encoded in one Oculatellaceae cyanobacterium genomic window:
- a CDS encoding transcriptional repressor, with amino-acid sequence MSIYTAGSLKAELNERGWRLTPQRETILQIFQNLARGNHLSAEDLYDLLHNEGEKISLSTIYRTLKLMARMGILRELELAEGHKHYELNQPYPYHHHHLICVRCNKTVEFKNDSILKTGTKTARKEGYHLLDCQLTIHAICPSCQRSLMPI; translated from the coding sequence ATGTCTATATACACAGCAGGCTCCCTCAAAGCTGAGCTTAACGAGCGTGGATGGCGTTTGACCCCCCAGCGAGAGACAATTCTGCAAATCTTTCAAAATCTGGCTAGAGGCAACCACTTAAGTGCTGAAGACTTATACGATCTGCTTCATAACGAAGGAGAGAAGATCAGTCTTTCAACCATTTACCGCACACTTAAGCTAATGGCTCGAATGGGTATTTTGCGAGAGTTAGAACTGGCGGAAGGACATAAACATTACGAACTCAATCAACCTTATCCCTATCACCACCATCATTTAATTTGTGTGAGGTGTAACAAAACGGTTGAATTTAAAAATGACTCGATTTTAAAAACAGGTACTAAAACAGCTAGAAAAGAAGGATATCACTTGTTAGATTGTCAGTTGACAATTCATGCTATTTGTCCATCTTGTCAACGCTCATTAATGCCAATTTAA
- the lipA gene encoding lipoyl synthase yields the protein MSLHNIEQIVVVKPEWLRVKAPQWERVGNVKEILRDLSLNTVCEEASCPNIGECFNAGTATFLIMGPACTRACPYCDIDFEKKPKALDPTEPERLAEAVRRMNLNHVVITSVNRDDLPDGGASQFARCIEAIHALSPKTTIEVLIPDLCGNWNALEIILQAQPEVLNHNTETVARLYKRVRPQGNYLRSLELLQRTRELAPWVYTKSGVMVGLGETDEEIRQVMHELREVDCDILTIGQYLQPSAKHLKIDDFITPAQFDSWREFGESLGFLQIVSSPLTRSSYHAEQVRKLMEDYPRARQLRSKE from the coding sequence GTGTCACTTCACAACATAGAGCAAATTGTGGTTGTTAAGCCAGAATGGTTGCGCGTCAAAGCGCCTCAGTGGGAACGAGTTGGTAACGTTAAGGAAATTCTGCGAGATTTATCGCTAAATACAGTCTGTGAAGAAGCATCTTGCCCTAATATTGGTGAATGCTTCAATGCTGGAACAGCGACCTTCTTAATTATGGGGCCAGCTTGCACACGCGCTTGTCCCTATTGCGATATTGATTTTGAGAAAAAGCCAAAAGCACTAGACCCAACTGAACCAGAACGTTTGGCTGAAGCAGTAAGACGCATGAATTTAAATCATGTCGTGATTACTTCTGTTAACCGTGATGATTTACCTGATGGTGGTGCTTCTCAGTTTGCGCGTTGCATTGAAGCTATTCACGCACTCTCACCTAAGACAACAATAGAAGTATTAATTCCAGATTTGTGTGGTAACTGGAATGCACTTGAAATTATTCTGCAAGCTCAACCGGAAGTACTAAACCATAATACCGAAACTGTAGCGCGTTTATATAAGCGAGTACGTCCACAAGGAAATTATCTGCGATCGCTCGAATTATTACAACGCACCCGTGAATTAGCACCTTGGGTTTATACCAAATCTGGTGTGATGGTAGGACTAGGAGAAACAGACGAGGAAATTCGTCAAGTCATGCACGAGCTCCGCGAAGTTGATTGTGATATTTTGACTATTGGGCAGTACCTACAACCATCTGCAAAACATTTAAAAATTGATGATTTTATCACCCCAGCACAATTTGATAGTTGGCGGGAATTCGGAGAATCTTTAGGTTTTTTACAAATTGTTTCATCTCCCCTTACTCGTAGCTCTTATCATGCTGAACAAGTAAGAAAATTAATGGAGGATTATCCTCGTGCAAGACAACTTAGGAGTAAGGAGTAA
- a CDS encoding Tex family protein produces the protein MLNIPELLAQELSLQPFQVKNALELLNEGATIPFISRYRKESTGEMNEIQLRNLSDRYTYLTELEERKASILDAIASQGKLTDELQAKITSCLQKNELEDLYLPYKAKRRTRATIAREKNLEPLAEFIKSLNNRNAKPTPLNQEAAKYISEENKVKTAEEALKGASDILAEEVAEKADLRAYLRDFLMTSGAFVSSIKDDYPEGTTKFEMYRKFTARVKDIPPHNMLALFRGETEGILKIELDFDESVVTSYLESQEIKTKVPEVRQFYQEMLKDAFNRLMKTSLISEVRAEKKTFADIESIKTFENNLRELLLSPPAGMQPTLAIDPGFRTGCKVAVLSETANFLEYQAVFPHQSQKQREEAANTIKKLVEKYNIQLIAIGNGTAGRETDEFVSEVLAKMERKPIKVMVNESGASIYSASEVAGKEFPDLDVTVRGAISIGRRLQDPLAELVKIDPKSIGVGQYQHDVDQKLLKKNLDETVESCVNYVGVDLNTASKELLTFVSGITPTVAQNIVTYRNENGAFKNRRQLKKVAKLGLKAFEQAAGFLRIRDGENPLDNTAVHPESYSVVEVIAQDLGIPIKQTTQVAEKLKSINIKKYVTDKIGEPTLRDIISELEKPGRDPREQFKYATFKAGIKEISDLEIGMELEGIVTNVANFGAFVDIGVHQDGLVHISQLADKFVSDPKQIVKVGQVVKVRVMEVNEKLKRISLSMRSQPASMNERNDWKPSQINQRK, from the coding sequence ATGTTAAATATTCCTGAATTATTAGCCCAGGAGCTTTCGCTTCAACCATTTCAGGTAAAAAATGCTCTTGAACTGCTGAATGAGGGCGCAACTATTCCATTTATTTCACGTTATCGTAAAGAAAGCACTGGTGAGATGAATGAAATTCAGTTACGCAACCTTTCTGATAGATATACTTACTTAACAGAATTAGAAGAAAGAAAAGCGTCGATTTTGGATGCGATCGCATCTCAGGGTAAACTTACTGATGAGCTACAAGCTAAAATTACATCCTGCTTACAGAAAAACGAATTAGAAGACCTTTATCTTCCCTACAAAGCTAAACGCCGCACACGCGCTACCATCGCTAGAGAAAAAAATTTAGAACCACTAGCTGAATTTATTAAATCACTTAACAATCGTAATGCCAAGCCTACACCTTTAAACCAAGAAGCAGCTAAATATATATCTGAAGAAAATAAAGTTAAAACAGCAGAAGAAGCACTTAAAGGTGCATCTGATATTTTAGCAGAAGAAGTAGCGGAGAAAGCTGATTTACGTGCTTACTTGCGAGATTTCCTGATGACTTCCGGAGCATTCGTTTCTAGCATTAAAGATGATTATCCTGAAGGTACAACCAAATTTGAAATGTACCGCAAATTCACTGCTAGAGTAAAAGATATTCCTCCCCATAATATGCTGGCACTTTTTCGGGGTGAGACTGAGGGAATTTTAAAAATTGAACTTGACTTTGATGAATCAGTTGTTACTTCTTATTTAGAGTCCCAGGAAATTAAAACTAAAGTTCCAGAAGTACGGCAATTTTACCAAGAAATGCTCAAGGATGCTTTTAATCGTCTGATGAAAACATCCTTAATTAGTGAAGTACGTGCTGAAAAGAAAACTTTTGCAGATATTGAATCAATTAAAACATTTGAAAATAATCTGCGAGAGTTATTGCTATCACCTCCGGCTGGAATGCAGCCAACATTGGCAATTGATCCAGGTTTTCGGACTGGTTGTAAAGTCGCGGTTCTTTCAGAAACAGCTAATTTTTTAGAGTATCAGGCAGTATTTCCACACCAAAGCCAAAAGCAGCGTGAAGAAGCTGCTAATACAATTAAGAAGCTAGTAGAAAAATACAACATTCAACTAATTGCAATTGGTAACGGTACTGCGGGACGTGAAACCGATGAATTTGTCTCCGAAGTCCTAGCAAAAATGGAACGTAAACCAATTAAAGTAATGGTAAATGAATCGGGTGCATCTATCTATTCAGCAAGTGAAGTCGCTGGGAAAGAATTTCCTGATTTAGATGTCACAGTTCGTGGTGCAATTAGTATTGGAAGACGCTTACAAGACCCACTAGCTGAGTTAGTTAAAATTGACCCTAAATCTATTGGAGTAGGACAGTATCAGCACGATGTCGATCAAAAACTGTTGAAGAAAAACTTAGATGAAACTGTCGAGAGTTGCGTTAACTATGTAGGGGTAGATCTTAATACTGCTTCTAAAGAACTACTAACATTTGTTTCTGGAATAACACCAACAGTAGCTCAAAATATTGTTACCTATCGCAACGAAAATGGTGCATTTAAAAATCGTCGCCAACTTAAAAAAGTAGCAAAATTAGGATTGAAAGCTTTTGAACAAGCTGCTGGCTTTTTGCGAATTCGTGACGGTGAGAACCCGTTGGATAATACCGCAGTGCATCCAGAAAGTTATAGTGTAGTGGAAGTGATCGCCCAAGATTTGGGTATACCAATAAAACAGACAACCCAGGTTGCAGAGAAGCTCAAGTCAATCAATATTAAGAAATACGTCACTGATAAAATAGGTGAACCCACGCTGCGCGATATTATCAGCGAATTGGAAAAACCAGGACGCGACCCCAGGGAACAATTTAAATACGCCACTTTCAAAGCAGGAATTAAGGAAATAAGCGACCTTGAAATTGGCATGGAATTAGAAGGAATTGTTACTAATGTCGCTAACTTTGGTGCTTTTGTGGATATTGGAGTACATCAAGATGGTTTAGTACATATTTCCCAACTTGCAGATAAATTTGTCAGTGATCCGAAGCAAATTGTCAAGGTGGGACAAGTAGTTAAAGTGCGCGTGATGGAAGTGAATGAGAAATTGAAACGCATTAGTTTGTCAATGAGGTCACAACCTGCCTCAATGAATGAGCGTAATGATTGGAAACCAAGCCAAATTAATCAGCGAAAATGA
- a CDS encoding VOC family protein, which yields MSQVIFHLAFPVGNIAQTKEFYVDGLGCEAGRETNASIILNLYGHQLVAHVTHEPVTPQRTIYPRHFGLVFTSLTDWETLLAKAQSKQLLFREQPKLRFSGQPTEHRTFFLEDPFHNVLEFKFYSHAVAIFGSREFTQIGDAVEA from the coding sequence ATGAGTCAAGTTATATTTCATCTTGCCTTTCCTGTAGGTAATATTGCACAAACTAAAGAATTTTATGTTGATGGTTTGGGTTGCGAAGCTGGGCGGGAAACTAACGCCTCTATAATTCTCAATCTTTACGGACATCAATTAGTTGCCCACGTCACCCATGAACCTGTGACACCTCAGCGAACTATTTATCCTAGACATTTTGGCTTAGTGTTTACATCACTTACTGACTGGGAAACACTGTTAGCTAAGGCGCAGTCAAAGCAACTGCTATTTAGAGAACAGCCCAAATTACGCTTTTCTGGGCAACCTACAGAACATCGTACTTTCTTTTTAGAAGATCCTTTCCATAACGTATTGGAGTTTAAATTCTACTCTCATGCTGTAGCAATTTTTGGTAGTCGCGAATTTACTCAAATAGGCGATGCAGTAGAAGCTTGA
- a CDS encoding NAD(P)H-dependent glycerol-3-phosphate dehydrogenase translates to MTEQIYINSENKAIAQIPTLQKKQLSIAVIGAGAWGSALAFLAAKNGHNVRLWSRSCPEKLEDIIANTDLLISAVSMSGVRSIVTQAQQAISPDTIIVTATKGLDQKTTCTPSQIWSAAFPKNPVVILSGPNLSEEIQQGLPAATVVANKDHDVAKTVQAVFNSQQFRVYTNPDPLGVELGGTLKNIMAIAAGTCDGLQLGTNAKAALLTRGLAEIIRVGTNWGAKTETFYGLSGLGDLLATCNSHLSRNYQVGYNLAQGNTLSEILTQLKGTAEGINTTNVLIQRSHQLQISVPISYQVYRLLQGEITPQAAVEALMLRDTTPEY, encoded by the coding sequence ATGACTGAGCAAATATATATTAATTCAGAAAACAAAGCGATCGCACAGATACCAACCCTACAAAAAAAACAACTCTCTATAGCAGTCATTGGTGCAGGTGCTTGGGGTAGCGCCTTAGCCTTTCTAGCAGCTAAAAATGGGCATAATGTGCGTTTATGGTCGCGTAGTTGCCCTGAAAAGCTAGAGGATATAATCGCCAATACCGACTTGCTAATCTCGGCTGTTTCCATGTCCGGTGTGCGATCAATTGTCACCCAAGCCCAGCAAGCTATTTCTCCAGACACAATTATTGTTACAGCTACCAAAGGCTTAGATCAAAAGACAACTTGCACTCCCTCACAAATTTGGTCAGCAGCTTTTCCTAAAAATCCAGTAGTTATACTATCTGGGCCAAATCTTTCCGAAGAAATTCAACAAGGATTACCTGCCGCTACTGTAGTAGCAAACAAAGATCATGATGTTGCCAAAACAGTGCAAGCAGTTTTTAATTCTCAGCAGTTTCGGGTATATACCAATCCCGATCCGCTAGGAGTTGAATTAGGTGGCACACTAAAGAATATTATGGCGATCGCAGCCGGAACTTGTGACGGTTTACAATTGGGAACCAACGCCAAAGCTGCTTTACTCACTCGTGGGTTAGCAGAAATTATTCGTGTGGGCACAAATTGGGGTGCTAAAACCGAAACCTTTTATGGTTTGTCTGGACTAGGAGATTTACTTGCTACCTGCAACAGTCATCTCAGCCGCAACTATCAAGTTGGCTACAATTTAGCTCAAGGTAACACCTTATCAGAAATCTTAACTCAATTAAAGGGAACTGCTGAAGGTATTAATACGACTAACGTATTGATTCAGCGATCGCATCAACTGCAAATATCTGTTCCAATTTCTTATCAAGTGTATCGCTTACTACAAGGTGAAATTACACCCCAAGCGGCAGTGGAAGCATTGATGCTACGAGATACTACGCCTGAATATTGA
- a CDS encoding peptidoglycan-binding protein — protein METLAYLYLAASYELPTAAKINQIAPSKLYRNACINFLSLVVAIGILGMAREAIAALKVGSRGPQVTAIQQSLRLLGYNNVSASGYYDQQTKAAVSQFQRSQRLKADGIVGSKTQSALFQRVAQVQFVPQSQTYGVVSNRTVLPSPLANRNSDIVLLQERLRNSGFYYGPINGVFSSETQQALQRFQQSYGLNVGNTIVQPISQNFNANSNSSSLLPGNFSNNTFAIQQRLREFGFYNGQIDGIFGTETDLALRRFQASVGLFADGIPGSDTLRVLFQPTVTTTPSPQPNKNRYVVIVPGSFETLRKVSQYVKEAYLTESKLGSYVNSGEFANPDVAKSRSYLLRSHGLDARVIYR, from the coding sequence ATGGAGACTCTCGCCTACCTATATCTGGCAGCTTCATACGAGCTACCTACAGCAGCCAAGATTAATCAAATAGCTCCAAGTAAGCTTTATCGGAATGCTTGCATCAATTTTCTGTCTCTAGTTGTTGCCATAGGCATTTTAGGTATGGCAAGGGAGGCAATAGCCGCACTAAAGGTTGGTTCTCGTGGCCCACAGGTGACAGCTATCCAACAAAGTTTGCGGCTATTGGGTTATAACAACGTCTCTGCCAGTGGCTATTATGACCAACAGACAAAAGCCGCTGTCAGCCAATTCCAACGCTCTCAAAGACTGAAGGCTGATGGTATAGTTGGCTCCAAAACCCAATCGGCGTTGTTTCAGAGAGTAGCGCAGGTGCAATTTGTACCTCAAAGCCAAACTTACGGTGTGGTTAGTAATAGAACTGTACTGCCTTCCCCGTTAGCTAATCGCAACTCTGATATTGTGTTGCTACAAGAACGCTTGAGAAACAGCGGTTTTTACTATGGGCCAATTAATGGAGTGTTTAGCTCGGAAACACAACAGGCTCTTCAGAGATTCCAACAATCCTATGGACTTAATGTTGGTAACACGATTGTGCAACCAATATCTCAAAATTTTAATGCTAATAGCAATTCGAGTAGCTTATTGCCTGGAAATTTTAGTAACAATACCTTTGCAATACAGCAACGATTGAGAGAATTTGGTTTTTATAATGGTCAAATTGATGGGATATTTGGTACAGAAACAGATCTCGCTCTGAGGCGCTTTCAAGCATCTGTTGGTTTATTTGCAGATGGTATTCCTGGCTCAGATACCCTGCGTGTTTTATTTCAGCCCACTGTAACTACAACACCCAGTCCACAACCAAATAAGAATCGCTACGTGGTGATAGTACCTGGAAGTTTTGAAACCCTCAGAAAAGTTAGCCAGTACGTTAAAGAAGCTTATTTAACTGAATCAAAATTAGGTTCTTATGTAAATTCTGGGGAATTTGCTAATCCTGACGTTGCTAAAAGTCGCTCTTACCTGTTACGCTCTCATGGACTTGATGCACGAGTGATTTATCGCTGA
- a CDS encoding TIGR00297 family protein, which translates to MFSTFYSLNPWLIGLGLNAILLSIVWFAPKKLLTPAGIFHAGLLGVIVWGTLGWQGYLVVAFYFLVGSGVTRIGIAQKEAEGIAEKRSGARGPENVWGSALTAALCALGTLFVSIFAPSDQGWVVPLLLLGYVASFSTKLSDTCASEVGKAYGKRTFLITTLQPVARGTEGAVSLEGTIAGILGSVAIALVGYTVGLITLTDVVICVFAAFIGTNLESVIGATLQSKFEWMTNEVVNIFNTLIGAIAAILLALAWQYWHHFR; encoded by the coding sequence ATGTTCTCTACTTTCTATTCTCTAAATCCTTGGCTGATTGGGCTAGGATTAAACGCAATTTTGTTAAGTATTGTGTGGTTTGCTCCCAAAAAGTTACTCACTCCTGCGGGTATATTTCACGCTGGGCTACTGGGAGTAATAGTTTGGGGTACTCTGGGCTGGCAGGGGTATTTGGTGGTAGCGTTTTATTTTTTGGTAGGTTCTGGTGTGACCCGCATTGGTATTGCCCAGAAGGAAGCAGAGGGTATTGCTGAAAAGCGTTCTGGGGCAAGAGGGCCAGAAAATGTTTGGGGTTCTGCGCTTACTGCTGCTTTGTGTGCGTTAGGAACTTTATTTGTATCTATATTTGCCCCTAGTGATCAAGGGTGGGTAGTTCCTCTACTGTTGTTAGGCTATGTTGCGAGTTTTAGCACGAAGTTATCAGATACTTGTGCGAGTGAAGTAGGTAAGGCTTATGGTAAACGCACGTTTTTAATTACTACTTTACAGCCTGTAGCGAGGGGAACAGAAGGGGCTGTAAGTTTGGAAGGAACAATAGCCGGAATTTTGGGTTCAGTTGCGATCGCACTCGTCGGTTATACTGTTGGTTTAATTACCTTGACAGATGTGGTAATTTGTGTGTTTGCTGCTTTTATTGGTACTAACTTAGAAAGTGTGATTGGTGCAACATTGCAATCTAAGTTTGAGTGGATGACCAATGAAGTTGTTAATATTTTTAATACTTTAATTGGTGCGATCGCAGCTATTTTATTAGCATTAGCATGGCAATATTGGCATCATTTTCGCTGA
- a CDS encoding triacylglycerol lipase, with amino-acid sequence MNSNSDRNPVLLVHGINDTGAVFYKMAPYLSNLGWSVYDISLTPNNGKVGLDELAQQVANYIDQSFAPEQPIDLVGFSMGGIVSRYYVQRIGGIERVQRFITISSPHQGTKVAHLSQLPGCRQMRPSSSLIQDLNQDVEMLEQINFTSIWTPFDLMIVPAKSSHLPVGREVVLPVAAHAWMLKDPRSIQSVVTALSEPLKHPAAQASTASPI; translated from the coding sequence ATGAACAGTAACAGCGATCGCAATCCTGTGCTGCTAGTTCATGGAATTAATGACACAGGTGCAGTTTTCTATAAAATGGCTCCTTATTTATCCAACTTAGGCTGGTCTGTGTATGACATCAGCCTCACACCTAATAATGGCAAAGTCGGTCTTGATGAACTAGCCCAACAAGTAGCCAATTATATAGATCAGAGCTTTGCTCCTGAACAACCAATCGATCTTGTTGGCTTCAGCATGGGAGGTATTGTTAGCCGTTACTATGTCCAACGAATCGGCGGTATTGAACGGGTGCAACGCTTTATTACCATTTCTTCTCCACACCAAGGTACTAAAGTCGCCCATTTGTCTCAACTTCCAGGCTGTAGGCAAATGCGCCCTAGTAGCTCCTTAATCCAAGATTTGAATCAGGATGTCGAGATGCTTGAACAGATAAATTTTACGTCGATCTGGACACCTTTTGATTTGATGATCGTACCTGCTAAAAGTTCACACTTGCCAGTAGGACGAGAAGTAGTGCTGCCTGTGGCTGCCCATGCCTGGATGTTAAAAGACCCTAGATCAATTCAGTCTGTCGTAACAGCACTATCAGAACCACTAAAACATCCTGCTGCTCAAGCTTCTACTGCATCGCCTATTTGA
- the sigC gene encoding RNA polymerase sigma factor SigC — translation MPATSFNAETTDFHQLSTNTDSEDLISDDSEPTLDELVEIELGGTDTGKPINGGIKHTTDLVRLYLQEIGRVRLLGRDEEVSEAQKVQRYIRLLELRTSATSQENLNTPQVECLQLYIRLIQAHDRLASQLGHRPSLERWAAEAHIALSELKPTLVAGKRSWAEVAGLTVPDLEQIQKEGLQAKEHMIKANLRLVVSVAKKYQNRGLELLDLIQEGTMGLERAVEKFDPTKGYRFSTYAYWWIRQGITRAIATQSRTIRLPVHITEKLNKIKKVQRQLSQTQGHTPTIEEIAAELEMTPPQVREVLLRVPRSVSLEIKVGKEKDTELGDLLEAEDISPEELLMREALQIELLKLLADLTSRERDVISMRFGLVDGNVYSLSEIGRALDLSRERVRQIESKALQKLRQPKRRNRVRDYLETLS, via the coding sequence ATGCCAGCCACTTCTTTTAACGCCGAAACGACTGACTTTCATCAACTATCCACCAATACGGATAGTGAAGATCTGATCAGCGATGATTCTGAGCCAACACTTGATGAGCTAGTTGAGATTGAGCTAGGAGGTACAGATACTGGTAAGCCTATAAATGGTGGTATTAAACACACCACAGATTTGGTACGCTTGTACCTTCAGGAAATTGGCAGGGTGCGTCTACTTGGACGAGATGAAGAAGTCTCGGAGGCTCAAAAAGTTCAGCGATATATACGGTTATTAGAGTTGCGAACTTCAGCAACTAGCCAGGAAAATCTTAATACACCTCAAGTTGAGTGTTTACAGTTATATATCAGGTTGATTCAAGCTCATGATCGTCTCGCTTCTCAGTTAGGGCATCGTCCTTCTTTAGAACGATGGGCAGCAGAAGCTCATATTGCTTTGTCTGAGCTCAAGCCGACTTTGGTTGCTGGAAAGCGTAGTTGGGCAGAAGTTGCTGGTTTAACTGTGCCAGATCTTGAGCAGATTCAGAAAGAAGGTCTGCAAGCCAAAGAACACATGATTAAGGCGAATCTGCGCTTAGTAGTGTCGGTAGCTAAGAAGTATCAAAATCGAGGCTTAGAACTACTGGATTTAATCCAGGAAGGCACAATGGGGCTAGAAAGGGCTGTTGAGAAGTTTGATCCTACTAAGGGATACCGATTCAGCACCTATGCTTACTGGTGGATTCGTCAGGGAATAACAAGAGCGATCGCCACTCAAAGTCGCACTATCCGCCTACCTGTTCACATTACTGAAAAGCTTAATAAAATTAAAAAAGTTCAACGCCAACTTTCCCAAACCCAAGGACATACTCCCACAATTGAGGAGATCGCTGCTGAGTTAGAGATGACACCCCCACAGGTGAGGGAAGTTTTACTGCGCGTACCTAGATCTGTATCTTTAGAAATTAAAGTTGGTAAGGAAAAAGACACTGAATTAGGAGACTTACTAGAAGCAGAAGACATTTCTCCAGAAGAACTGTTGATGCGAGAAGCATTACAAATCGAGTTGCTCAAACTGTTAGCTGATCTCACCAGTCGTGAGCGTGATGTCATTAGTATGCGCTTTGGCTTGGTAGATGGTAATGTTTACTCGCTATCAGAAATTGGTCGCGCTCTCGATTTATCTCGCGAACGAGTTCGTCAAATCGAATCCAAAGCTTTGCAAAAGCTACGCCAACCAAAGCGCCGCAATCGCGTGCGAGATTATTTAGAAACTTTAAGCTAA
- a CDS encoding peptidoglycan-binding protein: MKAYNADVHSGNIPVVEKSNVFSQGSSQKLFSKTLIYLLALAMGISFLGTAGAALAELQAGDRGKEVTTLQQRLKRLGYFNGQVNGNFASATKAAVIRFQKAKGLTADGVVGDATAAALYNNRARKTATASNFQRRTTTQSKKSVTSTSKDNFLQPGDRGSEVRKLQSQLKQAGFYKDAIDGVFSTSTEAAIKRFQQAKKITVDGLAGTRTIALLQSATRQSVRKPSTSATKLPSVQQNQSKAKVERLQQQLKQLSYYKGQINGSFNAETKDAVIRFQRNQGLVADGIPGVNTLSVLENITRRESIKALQVRLQQNGFYTGPIDGILSAPTQAAIAKAQNAYGISANDVMNQRF; the protein is encoded by the coding sequence ATGAAAGCCTACAATGCCGATGTCCACTCTGGTAATATTCCTGTAGTCGAGAAAAGCAATGTTTTTTCCCAAGGAAGTAGCCAGAAATTGTTTAGTAAAACACTAATTTATCTACTAGCCTTGGCGATGGGCATCAGCTTTTTAGGTACAGCAGGGGCGGCGTTAGCAGAACTACAAGCAGGCGATCGCGGTAAAGAAGTTACCACCCTCCAGCAACGCTTAAAGCGCCTGGGGTACTTCAATGGGCAAGTTAATGGAAATTTCGCTTCAGCTACTAAAGCGGCGGTAATACGTTTTCAGAAAGCCAAAGGATTAACCGCAGATGGGGTAGTTGGCGACGCAACTGCGGCAGCTTTATACAATAATAGAGCTCGCAAAACGGCTACTGCTAGCAATTTCCAACGTCGTACTACAACTCAATCGAAAAAGTCTGTTACTTCTACCAGTAAAGACAACTTCCTCCAACCAGGCGATCGCGGTTCAGAAGTTAGAAAACTTCAGTCTCAATTAAAACAAGCTGGTTTCTATAAAGATGCAATTGACGGAGTTTTTAGTACTTCTACTGAAGCGGCTATCAAACGTTTTCAGCAAGCTAAGAAAATAACGGTTGATGGTCTTGCTGGGACTCGGACGATCGCCTTATTACAGAGTGCAACCCGACAGTCTGTTCGCAAGCCATCAACGTCGGCTACTAAGCTACCATCTGTGCAGCAAAATCAAAGCAAGGCTAAGGTGGAAAGACTCCAGCAACAATTAAAGCAACTAAGTTACTATAAAGGGCAGATCAACGGGTCTTTCAATGCTGAGACTAAAGACGCGGTAATTCGTTTTCAGCGAAATCAAGGTTTAGTTGCTGATGGTATCCCTGGAGTTAATACCTTGTCAGTATTAGAAAATATTACTCGTCGAGAGAGTATAAAAGCATTACAAGTTCGTCTACAACAAAATGGCTTTTATACTGGCCCCATAGATGGGATTTTAAGCGCACCAACTCAAGCGGCGATCGCCAAAGCTCAAAACGCTTATGGTATTAGTGCTAATGATGTGATGAATCAACGTTTTTAA